A window of Hypanus sabinus isolate sHypSab1 unplaced genomic scaffold, sHypSab1.hap1 scaffold_302, whole genome shotgun sequence contains these coding sequences:
- the LOC132388350 gene encoding NACHT, LRR and PYD domains-containing protein 3-like isoform X1 has product MSRSGKDMGPSSEITELLASWNDSQLLQLTGFYRDRLEQAMEGGVHGVSLALTAENQFSGEEHRKISDLADKGERADSSKLLLSLVMEKGSRARRVMWETFVKMRIGVPKFDKILKEIQMYGSDPSHRSNPTHGLLKILSELKDAQQKHKETLRAQTEKLRANTILMTEKVKVFQLVDRYAELTVISTVRDRRLVEHELLARGRDHEEWREKHLRRKLEKIRTDQLFQSSFSRSKSKSGSSAAVAGVPGIGKTTMVQKIVYDWAMGKIYQQFQFVFSFKFRDLNSINCRKNLRQLIQDQYPYFGNILRDVWKNPEGLLFIFDGLDEFEHRIDFADSQRDTEPKHQCPDPEWWCEVSDILYSLIQGKLLPGCSVLVTTRPTALHLLDKAKISVWAEILGFVGEERKEYFIRYFEDQTVAEAVFKHVKENEILYTMSYNPSYCWILALALGPFFTQRVRDPQRVPKTITQLYSYYIYNILKNHSREIEKPRDVLLRVGQMAFRGVSERKIIFTYGDLISYNLQPSQFLSGFLMELLEREDSAQSVVYTFPHLTIQEFVAAVAQFLTLHPKDILKFLTETHNMTDGRFEVFLRFVAGLSSPMTARGLEVFLGPFPHQTTCRVIDWVKEEVKRQSGNTRIASRKRSLLNTLHYLFESQNRGLAQAALGSVNKLSFSGMALTPIDCAVLSHVIGLCDTIKHLDLQGCHIQCEGIQRLGPGLHKCQELSLGGNELGDSGVKLVSAALRNPECKIQKLWLWDVGLTYCGAEDLASALRTNPSLTELGLGYNELGDSGIKLVSVALTNPKCGIEKLGLRDIGLTDSGAEDLASALSTNISLTELELGFNSLTDRSVPALRRLILALPSLKLIDLWRNQFSQTGGKELRSLQEPRPGLTVDL; this is encoded by the exons tgcacggagtgagcctggcgttaacggccgagaatcagttcagcggagaggaacatcgg aaaatctctgatctcgctgataagggagagcgggcggacagttctaaactccttctgagcctggtgatggagaaaggctcccgcgcccgcagggtgatgtgggaaacatTTGTCAAAATGCGGATTGGTGTCCCAAAGTTTGACAAAATATTGAAGGAAATACAGATGTATG gttCTGATCCATCCCATCGATCAAATCCCACTCATGGTTTACTCAAGATTCTCAGTGAATTGAAAG ATgctcaacagaaacacaaggagactctacgggcacaaactgaaaaactGAGAGCGAATACGATCCTGATgacggagaaggtgaaggttttccagctggttgatcgatacgctgagctcacggtcatttctactgttcgagatcggagactggtggaacatgagctgctggcaagaggcagagaccacgaggagtggagagagaaacatctccgcagaaagctggaaaaaatccggactgatcagttgttccagagcagcttttcccggagtaaatccaaatctgggagttcagcagcagtggctggagtcccggggatcgggaaaacaacaatggtacaaaagattgtttatgattgggccatggggaaaatataccaacaattccagtttgtcttcagtttcaaattccgggatttaaactctATTAACTGCAGAAAAAACCTGAGGCAACTAATTCAGGATcaatatccttactttgggaatatcctgagagatgTTTGGAAGAATccagagggattgctgtttatatttgatggTCTGGATGAATTCGAGCACAGaattgattttgctgacagtcaaagagatacagaacccaagcaccaatgcccagatcccgagtggtggtgtgaagtgtctgacattttgtacagtttaatccagggcaagctgctcccagggtgttcagtgctggtgaccacccgtcccactgcgttacatttattggataAAGCCAAGATCAgcgtctgggctgaaatcctgggatttgttggtgaggaacggaaggaatatttcatcaggtattttgaagatcagacggtggcagaagctgttttcaaacacgtgaaggagaatgagatcctgtacaccatgagctacaacccctcctactgctggatcctcgctctggcactgggccccttcttcacacaaagagtccgggacccgcagcgagttcccaagacgatcacccaactgtactcgtactatatttacaacatcctgaagaaccacagccgtgagattgagaaaccccgtgatgtgttactcagggttggtcagatggccttcagaggagtgtccgagaggaAGATCATATTTACATATGGAGATTTGATCAgttacaatctgcagccttcccagttcctgtccgggttcctgatggagcttttggagagagaggattctgcccagagcgtggtgtacacattcccacacctcaccatccaagagtttgtagctgcagtcgcacaattcctgacccTACATCCCaaggatatcctgaaattcctcactgaaacccACAACATGACAGATGGGCGGTTTGAGGTATTCCTCCGTTTTGtggctggtctctcctccccaatgacagctcggggcctggaggtgtttctgggtccatttcctcatcaaacaacctgccgggtgattgactgggtgaaggaggaggttaaacgacAGAGTGGAAACACGAGGATTGCATCtcgtaaaaggagcctcctgaacacactgcactacctgtttgagtctcagaatcgtggactggctcaggccgcactgggatctgtgaACAAACTCTCATTCAGTGGAATggcactgaccccgattgactgcgcggtcctgtctcatgtcatcggactctgtgatacaataaaacacctcgacctgcAGGGCtgtcacattcagtgtgaaggaatccagcggctgggacccgggctgcacaagtgccaggagttgag cctTGGGGgaaatgaactgggagattcaggagtgaaactggtgtctgcggctctgaggaacccggagtgtaaaatacagaaactgtg gctctgggatgtcggtctcacatATTGTGGTGctgaggatctcgcctccgcactcagaacaaacccatcactgacggagctgggcCTGGGTtataatgaactgggagattcaggaataAAGCTGGTGTCTGTGGCTCTGACAAACCCCAAGTGTGGAATagagaaactggg gctgagggatatcggtctcacagattctggtgccgaggatcttgcctctgctctcagtacaaacatatcactgacggagctggagcTGGGATTCAACTCGCTCAcggaccgatctgtccccgctctccgccgcctcatattGGCCCTCCCGAGTCTGAAGCTGATCGA CTTGTGGAGGAATCAGTTCAGTCAGACTGgtgggaaggaactgagatctctgcaggaacccagacccggactgacagttgatctgtga
- the LOC132388350 gene encoding NACHT, LRR and PYD domains-containing protein 3-like isoform X2, whose product MTEKVKVFQLVDRYAELTVISTVRDRRLVEHELLARGRDHEEWREKHLRRKLEKIRTDQLFQSSFSRSKSKSGSSAAVAGVPGIGKTTMVQKIVYDWAMGKIYQQFQFVFSFKFRDLNSINCRKNLRQLIQDQYPYFGNILRDVWKNPEGLLFIFDGLDEFEHRIDFADSQRDTEPKHQCPDPEWWCEVSDILYSLIQGKLLPGCSVLVTTRPTALHLLDKAKISVWAEILGFVGEERKEYFIRYFEDQTVAEAVFKHVKENEILYTMSYNPSYCWILALALGPFFTQRVRDPQRVPKTITQLYSYYIYNILKNHSREIEKPRDVLLRVGQMAFRGVSERKIIFTYGDLISYNLQPSQFLSGFLMELLEREDSAQSVVYTFPHLTIQEFVAAVAQFLTLHPKDILKFLTETHNMTDGRFEVFLRFVAGLSSPMTARGLEVFLGPFPHQTTCRVIDWVKEEVKRQSGNTRIASRKRSLLNTLHYLFESQNRGLAQAALGSVNKLSFSGMALTPIDCAVLSHVIGLCDTIKHLDLQGCHIQCEGIQRLGPGLHKCQELSLGGNELGDSGVKLVSAALRNPECKIQKLWLWDVGLTYCGAEDLASALRTNPSLTELGLGYNELGDSGIKLVSVALTNPKCGIEKLGLRDIGLTDSGAEDLASALSTNISLTELELGFNSLTDRSVPALRRLILALPSLKLIDLWRNQFSQTGGKELRSLQEPRPGLTVDL is encoded by the exons ATgacggagaaggtgaaggttttccagctggttgatcgatacgctgagctcacggtcatttctactgttcgagatcggagactggtggaacatgagctgctggcaagaggcagagaccacgaggagtggagagagaaacatctccgcagaaagctggaaaaaatccggactgatcagttgttccagagcagcttttcccggagtaaatccaaatctgggagttcagcagcagtggctggagtcccggggatcgggaaaacaacaatggtacaaaagattgtttatgattgggccatggggaaaatataccaacaattccagtttgtcttcagtttcaaattccgggatttaaactctATTAACTGCAGAAAAAACCTGAGGCAACTAATTCAGGATcaatatccttactttgggaatatcctgagagatgTTTGGAAGAATccagagggattgctgtttatatttgatggTCTGGATGAATTCGAGCACAGaattgattttgctgacagtcaaagagatacagaacccaagcaccaatgcccagatcccgagtggtggtgtgaagtgtctgacattttgtacagtttaatccagggcaagctgctcccagggtgttcagtgctggtgaccacccgtcccactgcgttacatttattggataAAGCCAAGATCAgcgtctgggctgaaatcctgggatttgttggtgaggaacggaaggaatatttcatcaggtattttgaagatcagacggtggcagaagctgttttcaaacacgtgaaggagaatgagatcctgtacaccatgagctacaacccctcctactgctggatcctcgctctggcactgggccccttcttcacacaaagagtccgggacccgcagcgagttcccaagacgatcacccaactgtactcgtactatatttacaacatcctgaagaaccacagccgtgagattgagaaaccccgtgatgtgttactcagggttggtcagatggccttcagaggagtgtccgagaggaAGATCATATTTACATATGGAGATTTGATCAgttacaatctgcagccttcccagttcctgtccgggttcctgatggagcttttggagagagaggattctgcccagagcgtggtgtacacattcccacacctcaccatccaagagtttgtagctgcagtcgcacaattcctgacccTACATCCCaaggatatcctgaaattcctcactgaaacccACAACATGACAGATGGGCGGTTTGAGGTATTCCTCCGTTTTGtggctggtctctcctccccaatgacagctcggggcctggaggtgtttctgggtccatttcctcatcaaacaacctgccgggtgattgactgggtgaaggaggaggttaaacgacAGAGTGGAAACACGAGGATTGCATCtcgtaaaaggagcctcctgaacacactgcactacctgtttgagtctcagaatcgtggactggctcaggccgcactgggatctgtgaACAAACTCTCATTCAGTGGAATggcactgaccccgattgactgcgcggtcctgtctcatgtcatcggactctgtgatacaataaaacacctcgacctgcAGGGCtgtcacattcagtgtgaaggaatccagcggctgggacccgggctgcacaagtgccaggagttgag cctTGGGGgaaatgaactgggagattcaggagtgaaactggtgtctgcggctctgaggaacccggagtgtaaaatacagaaactgtg gctctgggatgtcggtctcacatATTGTGGTGctgaggatctcgcctccgcactcagaacaaacccatcactgacggagctgggcCTGGGTtataatgaactgggagattcaggaataAAGCTGGTGTCTGTGGCTCTGACAAACCCCAAGTGTGGAATagagaaactggg gctgagggatatcggtctcacagattctggtgccgaggatcttgcctctgctctcagtacaaacatatcactgacggagctggagcTGGGATTCAACTCGCTCAcggaccgatctgtccccgctctccgccgcctcatattGGCCCTCCCGAGTCTGAAGCTGATCGA CTTGTGGAGGAATCAGTTCAGTCAGACTGgtgggaaggaactgagatctctgcaggaacccagacccggactgacagttgatctgtga